A genomic region of Lasioglossum baleicum chromosome 16, iyLasBale1, whole genome shotgun sequence contains the following coding sequences:
- the LOC143216744 gene encoding uncharacterized protein LOC143216744: MADYWKSQGRKFCDFCKCWIADNKPSIDFHEGGKKHKDNVGKRLKEIHKNSTKQAKQNRKMEDDIRKMESAAMAAYLKDVENNTRDMTADRIIEEKRNRGDTRDTPSGNRSATIRETAPGFKGKTRQLPHEIDPCDPTLSRSSRQYQQQRVQPGPRPENKGQGKSKTNKGKGKGKKAQEEDRSAKPVRRLWYEARSPEGYTYYWHIETNESVWEPPEEGYMTFAEQEEEAKEQALQEKLLEQLEEEEAIANKDIIEEKRANAERERLKQLRKARSKHNRFDDTTEAVETEETEESEKTADVREKTEEQEQERPYRRDYSESYEKYHPYGPWQTVRTVETKPVDLQLPRLPQKVAAPVSLIEKAEPPPPQRTFKEKTITRIDTGDSEGDFEPIAFKKRKIGNKNVRKRLNDD; encoded by the exons AT GGCGGACTACTGGAAGTCGCAGGGCAGAAAATTCTGCGATTTCTGCAAGTGCTGGATCGCGGACAACAAGCCCAGCATCGATTTCCACGAGGGCGGCAAGAAGCACAAAGACAATGTCGGCAAGCGGCTCAAAGAGATACACAAGAACAGCACCAAGCAGGCGAAGCAAAACAGGAAGATGGAAGATGATATCAGAAAAATGGAGAGC GCAGCCATGGCCGCGTACCTGAAGGACGTCGAGAACAACACCAGGGACATGACTGCGGACAGGATCATCGAAGAGAAGAGGAACAGAGGCGACACGAGAGAC ACACCGAGTGGAAATCGATCCGCGACGATCCGGGAAACGGCGCCTGGATTCAAGGGCAAAACTCGCCAG CTTCCTCACGAGATCGACCCGTGCGACCCGACCCTATCGCGAAGCAGTAGACAGTACCAGCAACAAAGAGTTCAACCGGGCCCAAGACCGGAGAACAAAGGCCAGGGTAAGAGTAAAACGAACAAAGGGAAGGGCAAAGGGAAGAAGGCTCAAGAAGAGGACCGTTCCGCGAAACCGGTGCGCAGGCTCTGGTACGAGGCGCGCAGTCCGGAAGGGTACACGTACTACTGGCACATCGAAACGAACG AATCCGTATGGGAGCCGCCCGAGGAAGGTTACATGACGTTCGCCGAGCAAGAGGAGGAAGCGAAAGAGCAAGCTCTTCAGGAGAAGCTCCTCGAGCAGCTGGAAGAGGAAGAAGCGATTGCGAACAAGGATATTATCGAAGAGAAACGAGCGAACGCCGAGCGTGAACGATTGAAGCAGCTGAGGAAAGCAAGGTCGAAGCACAATCGATTCGACGACACGACCGAAGCGGTGGAAACTGAGGAAACCGAAGAATCGGAGAAAACCGCGGACGTCCGAGAGAAAACGGAGGAGCAAGAGCAAGAGCGACCTTACAGAAGGGACTACAGCGAGTCATACGAGAAGTATCATCCTTACGGGCCCTGGCAAACGGTTAGGACCGT GGAAACGAAGCCGGTGGACTTGCAGCTGCCTCGACTGCCCCAAAAGGTGGCCGCACCAGTGTCACTCATCGAAAAGGCGGAACCCCCGCCGCCGCAGAGGACGTTCAAAGAGAAGACGATCACGCGGATCGACACGGGCGACAGCGAAGGAGACTTCGAGCCAATCGCGTTCAAGAAACGGAAAATTGGCAACAAAAATGTACGAAAAAGATTAAACGATGACTGA
- the LOC143216746 gene encoding calmodulin-lysine N-methyltransferase, whose product MTDESFEDGEPRKRNTAQRRWRILAKTLIGPREEAIFTEAENDVSVRRFTSFGLLKTVRLENAERNEESGARWYEYSGNVENRKFTVQIRWLKKSFTANELIGFNNTGNVCVWPSEECLAYYLLKNREICRNRRVLELGGGMSCLAGVIAAKYCGPSGVSLTDGNANSVENVRCIVARNEMADFVECRVVRWSKAARGIRSDRSGNSFPYGNPIGPRIKSWTAAADGDDEPPISPEKTYDVILCADCLFFDEVRSDLVETIYGWLANDGLALIVAPKRGETFQKFTEAATERGFTARRIDRYDAKIWSRHLELLDRSHEYCPDLHYPILLELTKQKRMPSG is encoded by the exons ATGACAGACGAAAGTTTCGAGGACGGGGAACCGCGGAAGAGGAACACGGCGCAGCGGCGATGGCGTATCTTGGCGAAGACGCTGATCGGCCCGCGGGAGGAGGCAATCTTCACGGAGGCGGAGAACGACGTGTCGGTTCGTCGTTTCACCAGCTTCGGCCTGCTGAAGACCGTTCGACTGGAGAACGCCGAGAGGAACGAAGAGTCCGGCGCCAGGTGGTACGAGTACTCCGGCAACGTGGAGAACCGGAAGTTCACCGTGCAGATTCGTTGGCTGAAGAAGAGTTTCACGGCGAACGAGCTGATCGGCTTCAATAACACCGGGAACGTTTGCGTGTGGCCTTCGGAGGAATGCTTGGCGTACTATCTGCTGAAGAATCGCGAGATCTGCCGGAACAGGAGAGTTCTCGAGCTCGGGGGTGGTATGAGCTGTCTGGCGGGCGTGATCGCGGCCAAGTACTGCGGGCCGAGCGGCGTCTCGCTCACCGACGGGAACGCGAACAGCGTGGAGAACGTTCGGTGCATCGTCGCCAGGAACGAGATGGCCGATTTCGTCGAGTGCCGGGTCGTTCGATGGTCCAAGGCGGCTCGAGGCATCAGGTCAGACAGATCGGGCAATTCGTTCCCTTACGGCAATCCCATCGGCCCTCGAATCAAG AGCTGGACCGCCGCCGCGGACGGAGACGATGAACCGCCGATATCCCCGGAGAAAACGTACGACGTGATCCTGTGCGCGGACTGTCTGTTCTTCGACGAGGTCCGGTCAGATCTGGTGGAGACTATCTACGGTTGGCTGGCGAACGATGGCCTGGCTCTGATCGTCGCGCCCAAACGGGGCGAGACCTTTCAGAAGTTCACGGAAGCGGCCACCGAACGAGGATTCACAGCGAGACGGATTGATCGTTACGACGCCAAGATTTGGTCGAGACATCTGGAATTGTTGGACCGCAGCCACGAGTATTGTCCGGATCTCCATTACCCAATCCTTTTGGAGTTGACCAAGCAGAAGAGGATGCCGTCCGGATGA
- the L2hgdh gene encoding L-2-hydroxyglutarate dehydrogenase gives MKTSMTIRLTSRIVSQQYSLARRYGSQSSTDSCGAFDLVIVGGGIVGCATAREMMIRHPTLKMAIVEKESQLARHQTGHNSGVVHAGIYYVPGSMKAKLCVEGLKLSYEYFCKNNIPHNKVGKLIVAQTKEQVKRIDDLFERGTKNNVPDLEVVEKDCISKYEPKCRGEKALWSPWTGIVDWAVVCNHFAQDFQKMGGQIFLNYEVTGFAEMPEAHGKGELAPISVQSKSKCIPAKYVLTCAGLHSDRLAVMTGCDLSPRIVPFRGEYLLLSDKKKHVCTTNIYPVPDPRFPFLGVHFTPRVNGDIWLGPNAVLAFSREGYRWRDVNIRDCIEMAKFPGLYKLCFKFFIPGCKEMIKSIFYPLAVGDLKKFIPEVSVRDVKRGPAGVRAQALDNNGKLVDDFVFDSGKGTIGSRVMHCRNAPSPAATSSMAIAKHIAEKLEKEFKF, from the exons ATGAAAACAAGCATGACCATCCGCTTGACGAGCAGGATCGTGTCCCAACAATATTCTCTCGCACGTCGCTATGGATCGCAATCCAG CACAGATTCATGCGGTGCGTTCGACTTGGTGATCGTCGGGGGTGGCATCGTCGGGTGCGCCACTGCCCGAGAAATGATGATAAGACACCCTACTCTAAAGATGGCGATCGTTGAGAAGGAGAGTCAATTGGCGAGGCATCAAACGGGGCATAACAGCGGCGTCGTACATGCCGGCATTTATTATGTACCCGGCAGCATGAAA GCTAAACTGTGCGTGGAAGGTTTGAAACTGTCCTACGAATATTTTTGTAAGAACAACATACCCCACAACAAGGTTGGGAAACTGATCGTCGCGCAGACCAAAGAACAGGTCAAAAGAATAGACGATCTGTTCGAACGAGGGACCAAGAATAACGTGCCGGATCTTGAAGTGGTCGAGAAAGACTGCATATCGAAATACGAGCCGAAATGTCGA GGAGAGAAGGCACTGTGGTCACCCTGGACGGGTATAGTCGATTGGGCGGTTGTCTGTAACCATTTTGCTCAGGATTTCCAAAAGATGGGCGGTCAGATATTCTTAAATTACGAAGTGACCGGGTTCGCGGAAATGCCTGAGGCGCACGGTAAAGGAGAATTGGCTCCCATTTCGGTACAATCTAAGAGCAAG TGTATTCCAGCTAAATACGTGTTAACTTGCGCCGGCTTGCACTCGGATCGTCTGGCCGTTATGACCGGATGCGATCTCAGTCCACGAATCGTTCCGTTTCGCGGCGAGTACCTTTTGCTGAGCGACAAGAAGAAACATGTGTGCACGACCAACATATATCCCGTACCGGATCCTAGATTCCCTTTCTTGGGCGTCCATTTTACACCCAGGGTGAACGGCGATATATGGCTCGGACCGAACGCGGTTTTGGCGTTTTCCAGAGAGGGTTACCG ATGGCGCGACGTAAACATTAGGGATTGCATAGAGATGGCCAAATTTCCTGGATTATACAAGCTCTGCTTTAAATTCTTTATACCCGGTTGCAAGGAAATGATCAAATCCATATTTTATCCACTCGCGGTCGGTGATTTGAAGAAATTTATTCCCGAAGTATCCGTTAGAGACGTGAAAAG GGGACCGGCTGGTGTTCGAGCACAAGCGTTAGACAATAATGGAAAGTTGGTGGACGACTTTGTTTTCGACAGTGGAAAAGGCACTATCGGTAGCAGAGTGATGCACTGTCGAAACGCACCTTCTCCGGCAGCTACCAGTAGTATGGCAATCGCCAAGCACATCGCCGAGAAACTAGAAAAAGAATTCAAGTTTTAA
- the LOC143216751 gene encoding post-GPI attachment to proteins factor 2 → MSKARVGSEYIPLVEEDMSKARVVLPFAKVTWFTVSLPFLAFTFCVIWSVMYNFEHSTSTHCKVYNFLPSVSAAIGHYRPQRDVWKLAIAVQASIRVLILVMYYRYYKEHIYKWAQSICNIAIVTNAVENISLVTLSFWTSDENYAFHKLSFITFLIMSFIHMIVAYFIMKNCRSVTREMSETTSMKWKWRAMVLNVFCILCACYFFYRHNKYCEPLVYSMFALSEYGVVLSNMGFHSTAAWDFANSRLMISGSGFRII, encoded by the exons ATGAGCAAGGCAAGAGTGGGGTCAGAATATATTCCGTTAGTGGAAGAGGACATGTCGAAAGCACGAGTTGTATTGCCTTTTGCCAAGGTAACATGGTTTACCGTCTCTTTGCCGTTCCTAGCATTTACTTTCTGCGTCATTTGGTCTGTTATGTACAATTTCGAGCACTCTACCTCGACGCACTGTAAG GTATATAATTTTCTACCATCCGTATCGGCTGCGATTGGACATTACAGACCCCAAAGAGATGTATGGAAGCTGGCAATCGCCGTGCAAGCATCCATCAGGGTCTTAATATTAGTAATGTATTACCGATATTATAAGGAACATATTTATAAATGGGCACAAAGCATATGTAACATCGCTATAGTTACAAATGCCGTTGAAAACATATCTCTCGTTACTTTAAGCTTTTGGACGTCCGATGAAAATTATG CCTTCCACAAATTATCTTTTATAACGTTTTTGATAATGTCATTTATTCACATGATCGTCGCGTATTTTATCATGAAGAATTGTCGTAGCGTCACGAGGGAAATGTCTGAAACCACTTCTATGAAATGGAAATGGAGAGCAATGGTGTTGAATGTGTTTTGCATACTGTGCGCGTGTTATTTCTTCTATAGGCATAATAAATACTGTGAACCTCTAG TCTATTCCATGTTCGCGTTAAGCGAATACGGGGTTGTCCTGTCGAATATGGGATTCCATTCGACCGCCGCTTGGGATTTCGCAAATTCGCGTCTCATGATATCGGGATCAGGATTTAGGATAATTTAG
- the LOC143216742 gene encoding facilitated trehalose transporter Tret1 — protein sequence MAQENADFEPGKARQLFVAVMVNVATLSYGISVGWQSPMMPVLQSEDPPVGNEPMTDETASWLTAILCLAAGLTTPMVGRITERYGRKATGCLAMVPCMVAWLVTVFATEHWHLLLARFFAGVSGAMTLFLVPRYVSEICCDAIRGMLGSLLSLILNSGILFTYIFGAMLSFRVFSIVGFAVPLLSFAIFLLVPESPVYLVRRHRLLEAARSARWFRAGHEHTVQREMLRLQSEAKEMNASEKPFRVSELFRDKATIKGWVISAGLFGGQQLCGIFAMISYSETIFAISGSSLSPNTSAIIVGAIQVFGSVLSTSLMERLGRRPLLLISCAGMCVCHYTLGLFCYMQMLQYNVDAFNWIPVVALSIYVIVYNLGMGPGPYVVSAEILSRDVSGPIVTIGLVTVWSTAFFVVKFFPNMVTLLGMYGCFFLLGTICVFLFAFVFALIPETKGLSLEAILDKLNGGMPRDDARHVSSKEVVQKNMPKPEQV from the exons ATGGCGCAGGAGAATGCCGATTTCGAGCCGGGGAAAGCGCGGCAGCTTTTCGTAGCGGTGATGG TGAACGTCGCGACGTTGTCGTACGGGATATCGGTCGGCTGGCAGTCTCCGATGATGCCGGTCCTGCAGAGCGAGGACCCGCCGGTGGGCAACGAGCCGATGACGGACGAAACCGCATCCTGGTTGACCGCGATCCTGTGTTTGGCGGCTGGGCTGACCACCCCGATGGTCGGCAGGATAACGGAGAGGTACGGGCGCAAAGCGACGGGCTGTCTGGCGATGGTGCCCTGCATGGTCGCCTGGTTGGTCACCGTGTTCGCTACTGAACACTGGCATCTTCTACTGGCGCGGTTCTTCGCGGGCGTGAGCGGCGCGATGACCTTGTTCCTGGTGCCGCGCTACGTATCGGAGATCTGCTGCGACGCGATACGCGGCATGCTGGGCAGTTTGTTGTCCTTGATCTTGAACAGCGGCATCCTCTTCACGTACATCTTCGGCGCGATGCTTTCGTTCCGCGTGTTCTCCATCGTCGGATTCGCGGTGCCTCTTCTCTCGTTCGCCATCTTCCTCCTGGTACCGGAATCGCCGGTGTATCTCGTGCGGCGTCATCGGCTCCTCGAAGCCGCGAG GTCTGCGAGATGGTTCCGGGCGGGTCACGAGCACACAGTGCAACGGGAGATGCTGCGTCTGCAGTCCGAAGCCAAAGAGATGAACGCCTCGGAGAAGCCCTTCAGAGTGTCGGAGCTGTTCCGGGACAAAGCGACGATCAAGGGATGGGTGATCTCGGCGGGTTTGTTCGGAGGTCAACAACTCTGTGGAATATTTGCCATG ATAAGCTATTCGGAAACGATATTCGCGATATCCGGGAGCTCGTTGTCGCCCAACACATCGGCGATTATCGTTGGCGCTATCCAAGTGTTTGGCTCGGTGTTGTCCACTTCGCTGATGGAGAGGCTAGGCAGGCGACCGCTGCTCCTGATATCGTGCGCGGGAATGTGCGTCTGCCACTACACGCTCGGACTGTTCTGCTACATGCAAATGCTCCAGTACAACGTCGACGCTTTCAACTGGATCCCGGTCGTAGCGTTGTCCATCTACGTGATCGTGTATAATCTAGGGATGGGTCCGGGTCCGTACGTCGTCTCTGCGGAGATTCTCAGCCGAGACGTATCCGGTCCGATCGTCACGATAGGCCTGGTCACCGTTTGGAGCACCGCGTTCTTCGTGGTGAAATTCTTCCCGAACATGGTCACGTTACTCGGCATGTACGGATGCTTCTTTCTGCTGGGAACCATCTGCGTGTTTCTGTTCGCGTTcgttttcgcgctgattccggaAACGAAGGGGCTGTCGCTCGAGGCTATTCTCGACAAGCTGAACGGAGGAATGCCGCGCGACGACGCGCGACACGTGTCGTCCAAAGAGGTTGTTCAGAAAAACATGCCGAAGCCCGAACAGGTGTGA